In Candidatus Hydrogenedentota bacterium, a single genomic region encodes these proteins:
- a CDS encoding GH3 auxin-responsive promoter family protein: protein ALLQVANQQGIRIVEFTVAPQVNPPEGGKPYHEWFVEFDNLPPDISALEASVDTNMMLQNIYYKDLVEGNILRPLVIRPLKRDAFRDYMKTQGKLGGQNKVPRLSNDRIIAEALTPYRL from the coding sequence AGCCCTGCTTCAAGTAGCCAACCAACAAGGTATCCGAATCGTCGAATTTACGGTGGCCCCCCAGGTCAATCCCCCCGAAGGAGGAAAACCCTACCACGAATGGTTTGTGGAGTTTGACAATCTCCCCCCCGATATCTCCGCCCTGGAAGCAAGCGTCGATACCAATATGATGCTGCAAAATATCTACTACAAGGACCTCGTCGAAGGAAATATCCTCCGCCCATTGGTGATTCGCCCATTGAAAAGGGATGCCTTCCGCGATTATATGAAAACTCAAGGCAAACTCGGCGGCCAAAACAAAGTACCCCGCCTCTCTAACGACCGAATTATCGCAGAAGCCCTAACCCCCTACCGCTTGTAA